Genomic segment of Blastopirellula marina:
TATGCTTCGACGTACGATTTGATTTCAACGCTCAGCAATCGAAGTCTGGATGTCGGAGCGGATGTTCGTGTCGAGATTCATAGTCGGATCGTCCAGCCATTTCTCGATATTACGTTACTCTTCCTCGGCCTACCCATCGTACTGCGAAAAGAGAATCGAAATATCTTCGTCGCGATCGGTTATTGCTTGCTGGTCGTCATCGGCTTTTATGCAGTGACACTTGTTTGTAAGGCGATGGGAAGCAGTTACTACGGAATTCGCTCCCCTGCCCTGGCGGCGTTCATCCCGCTAGTTATCTTTGTGCCGATCGCCACGGCAATGTCGACTCCGCTGCGTAGTTAACGACGCCTGGCCTACGTTGATCGGCCCTTGTTGAGCTGACGTTTTCAACGCTCGGTAACATGTCGCTGGTGGTTTCTTCTTCGATGGTCGGTTCGTTCGCAGATGTACGAAAGATCATCCCGAGCGATAGCAGCAACAAGGCTACCATCGTTAGCCCACGGAATAAGCGGGCATCGATGTTGTGCGATACCTTTAGCCCTACAAAGATTCCCAACAGGGCGAATGGAATCGCGAGGAGCGAATAACTCAGCACGGCCAAGTGAATCCAGCCTGCTGCGGCTAAGCCACAAGCTCGAAGCGTGGCTGAAAGAAAGGTGAACGCAAGTAAAAACACCTTGATCTGCCTTGGTGACCACGCTTGTCGTGAAGCATACGCCGCTACGGGTGGCCCCCCCATGCCCACGGCACCCGTCAGTAAGCCACTTGCGATGCCTGCGACTACGGTCCACACCCAAGAGGTCTTTCCATCTTGGTGAACTTCCCCGGCCGAACGCATCGACCAGAGCCCCTCAGCGGAAAGTAGAAAGATTAGAACTCCTGTCCCTCGGATCAACCACGTTTCATCGACCACGCTGAATACATAGAGTCCAAAGGGAAGCCCTAGTAGAGCACCCGCAAGGCAGGTCAGTAGCAAGCTAGTTTTGAGTTCGCCCCAATACGCCCAGACTGCCGATACCAGTGGCGCGAGCACGCTGAGTGCGACAATCACGTTCGCTTCGCGAAAGTCGAGGAAGTAAGAGAAGATCGAAAGACTAACGATCGCGTATCCAAAGCCGATCGTCCCCTGGACTGTGGCAGCAACGAATATGACCAAGGGAATCAGCAGCAGAATCAAAGGGTAGTCTTCCAGTAAAGGTGGTTATTCAGGCAGTTCCTGTCCCTTAGTTTCTGGCAAAAACAACATGATCACCACCCCCAACAAGAAGAGAAGGGCCAGCAAACAAACTGCCAGTTGCAGACCCAAATCTGATTTCAACCAGCCTGCAGTCAACAATACGGGGACCGCGACGACACGCCCGCCGTTAAAACAGAAGCTAGTGCCCGTTGCCCGCAAATGTGTTGGAAAGAGTTCTGGAAAATAGATCGCATAACCCGCATGGATTCCGAGAGTTAGGAAGCCAAACAGCGGCAAGAGAGCCAATAATTGCCAATAGGTTTGCGGCAGGTAGCAAGTGATCGGCACAATTGCTAAGGCAGCAAGTTGAAAGGTAATGAATGTTCGCTTTCGACCAAATCGAGCGGCCAGCGGACCAAAAGCGAACAATCCCAATCCACCTCCGGTCGCTTGTACTATACCGTAAGCAAACTTGGCATTCTGAGTCGCTTCGTCGGCGGAAACGTGATTGCGAAGCAAAAGCTCACGCATGAGATCTTGCCCAGAAACGCTGACAGCCCAAAAGGTACCTAAGCCGACCGCCGCGAGTGTCATACCCATGATCGCTCGAAATCGCCAGGGATCGGTTAGCAGTAGCTGACGAAAACTGCCGAGTTGTCCCGATTGATTCGTTGCCGTCGCGGCATCTTTCTTTTCTTGCCACCGCTCCGGTTCTCTCACCGAAGAACGTACCCACACAATGAGCAGCGCTGGCAAAATTCCAACCAGGTAGGCGTATTGCCAGTTCGCTCCCACGGCCATCCCTGCAATCGCTGCTAACCATAATCCTAGGACACTCGTTGCATGAAAGATGCCCGAGGCTTGAGCCCGAGCTTTCGGTGGGAAGACTTCAGAAACCAACGCGGCAGCAACGGCCCATTCTCCCCCCACGCCCACGGCCACCAGAAATCGGAGCGAAGCGATGTGCCAGAGTTCGGTGGCAAAAAATGTGAGTCCAGAGAAAATAGAATACATCAAGATCGTAGCGATCATGATTGGGCGACGCCCAAAACGATCGGCGAGCGAGCCTGCCAGCAAGCCTCCGACGGTTCCTCCAGCCAGAAAGATCGCCAGGAACATATCACCATACCACTGAACGTTATCCTTGACGTCCAACTCCCCTGTGGGAAGGATATCGGTTAGCATCTGGTGACGCGTGATGTTGAAGATCTGGCCTTCGTAGACATCAAACACCCAGCCGGCCGAAGCAATTGCCAAGACCAGCCACTGGTAACGCGTAACTTCGTAGTACCATGGCCGTGACGTCGGTGAGGGAGAATCCATGTCTTCAATTCACTTGTTAGAGGAGAAGAGTGTGAGGATGGACTGGATGCAGCATGTGCGGGGATAGTGAGCGAAGAGACATGAATAAGGTCAAATAATGTCCGTCATCTTAATCGGTTGACCGGTATCGACTGATTTTTGGGCGGCCAGACACATACCGACTGACCACATGCCGTCTTCGGCTGTTGCAGAGAGTGGTTTCCCGTTTTGGATGGCATCAATCAGCATGGCGACTTGGTCTTCCAATTCAAAGATCTCGCCAGTGATCTTTTCGATAGGAATTTCTCGGACCGTTTCACCATTGGATGCTTTCAGGAAGAAGCTGGGATGACGTGTGCGATCCATGGCTCCACTCCAACTTGCCCACAACGAACCTTCGGTGCCGGCGACCTTGGCCGTTTGATGATGCTCGAACATCGAAAGCGATTGCGACACAACGGCGTATTTGCCGCCATCGAAGTTTACGATCGCACTGAAATTGTCTTGCAGTTCTGGGTGACCTGCCTGGCGTGAGTTCGCCGTCGCGTAAAGCGAAGTCGGCTTGCCAGCAGAGCTTAGATACCAACGTGCCAAATCGAAGAAGTGAATCGGTTCTTCCAGGATCCAATTACCAACGCGATCAATATCGTAACGCCAGCCATCTGCTCCGAGTCGATAAGGCTTTCGAGATAACTCCACCAATGCATATTGCGGTTCGCCAATCGCACCGGAATCTATCTCTTGCTTTACGCGCGACCAGAGAGATGAAAGTCGCAATTCGTGACCAACGGCCAGTTGCAGCTGCTTTTCCTGAGCGAGTTGGTTCAACGCCTGGCACTCAGAGATCGTGAGGCACATCGGCTTTTCTAGTAGCAAGTGCTTGCCTGACTCGAGTACTGATTTCGCAATGTCAAAGTGTAAATAGCTAGGGACGACGACGTGAACCACATCGATATCGGCCTGGTCTAAGAGTTGTCGATAATCTGAGTAGACTGCGGCGTCGGGATATAACTGACGTCCCTCGGCACATGTGTTTTCCGATTTGGCAGCAATCGCCGCGACTTCGGCACCGGCTGTATTGTGGATGGCTCCGGCGTGGCATTTACCCCAAGCACCAAATCCAATGACGCCAAAACGAAGAGGGGACGGTGTCATGTGTTGCTCTATCTTTCGTGTCGATGATCTGGAAGATCGTAGCTAAGAAGTCCGTCGTGGATGTCTGGTTAAGGGTCAAGCATGAGCGTGTTGACCCATCACCAATAGCGATGCCAAGATCTTTCGAGGTCCGCTGAAGGTTCGTCGACCGTGCATTACAAGGAAGTTGTCGACCAGGGCGATATCGCCGGCTTGCCAGGGAAGATCGAACGTCAACTGCTCGGCCATGTCCGCGATTTCCATGACCGTTTCTCGATCAAGCGGCTGTCCGTCGCCGAATGTGATTGATTTCGAAGCGTCATTGCGGCTGTCCTTCCAACCACAGAACGCAGCAATTAATTGATTGAAAAAGACCTTTCGCCCAGGCGATACCTCACGGACGGCTGGCAATACAGGCGTCGTCGCGCGAAGGCTGCCATCCTCTTGCCACTCCCAGGTGTAGCCGTAGTCGGTCATCCGCTGCTGCGCTTCTTCGCGTGTTTCCACACGAAAGGTGCTTTGCCAGCTCCGCCCCATACCGGATGAAGCATCGTTTGCCGCTGGCATGGTATTGCTGTATTTCAACCCTTTAGTTTCGCAGTCATGCGCGAATTGAGGGAACCTTTCTTCAATCTGTTGAAAAAGGATGTCGGAACGGCAAAGTGGTGTGGCCCCACCTTCCTCGGCTGGTTGCCAACAACAGAAGAACAATTTGCTGGGGAAGATGGGAGTTTGAGCCATCTCGTGATGCAAAAAGATGGTCACGGACGAGGGAGCTTCATTGGCCGAGAAAACACGCGGCGTGAAGTTGGTCCGAACTGCATTGGAAAGAGAAACCTCGTAAGGAAAGTTCTCTAAGTCGAACGCAGCGATAAAACGATCGAAATCTTCTGGTTCGTGCAACGGGAAGCCACGGAATAAGATAGCACCATGCTTCTGACATTGTTGCTCAAGCTGGTCGCGATTCTCCTCAGCCCAACGCACCACATCATCGAGTGTGGCGGATGGCGACTCGCAGCCGAGAACTAAAGGGAAGACCTCCCCGTCATAGATTTGTTGTTCTGGCACACGTGTCGGCGAAACGGTTAACCGATGATCGGTCATATTCGAGTTCCTGGTTGGTTTCGATTTGGCTGTGCGAAAAATTGTTAGGTAGGCGGATCAGAGTGGTGAGTTAACGATCTGGTTTCCATTGGTGAACGGCTAATGCGGCGGCTCCGAGGGCTCCGCCATACATGCCGAACTGCGATGCAACAATCTGAGGAGCTTTGGCGTGTTTGGTGCTTGATAGCGGATTCACGACATTGCGGAGCGGTTCCAGAAAAGTTTCACTTAGTTTGGCTAGTGGTCCAGCGACGATCATTAACTGAGGATTGAGCAGCAAGCTGATCTGAGCAATCACTTGACCCACGGCCGTCGCAGCCTGAGTTAGTGCTTTAAGCACCAATGGATCGTTCTCTTCCGCCGCGTGAAGCATGTCTTCCAGAACGATTCTATTGCGTTTGAGGGTCAGCATCGTGTCTGCGCCAGCCATGGTTTGCTCAGCTAGTTCCGAGAGAATCGCACGTACCGAGGCGATTTGTTCGAGCGGGAGTATCTCTTGCGATTGACGCGTGGCTCGCCGACATGGCCAGTTCCCGATCTCACCTGCTAAGCCGTCGCGTCCGGTATGAAGGCGTCCATCGATCACCACACCAGCTCCGATGCCACTACGAATCCCGAGACAAACAAAGTCGCTCACACCGCGGGCCGAACCAAACCATTGTTCCGCCAAAGCCATGGCGCGGATGTTGTTTTCGATGTAGACTGGCACCTCAAATAGTTGAGTAAAGTGACCAACCAACGAGATATTGTGCCAACTCGGAATATGTTCGTAGTGGACGGCGATCCCCTGGGCATGATCGATGACGCCAGGTACACCGATTCCAATTCCTAACAGGCGATCTGAGTCAGCGATGGCGCGAATACCAGATTCAATCTTGTCGACAACCTGTTTCGCCGAATCGGATGCAAGAATGCGAATGACCTCTTGCTGGTGAACTTTCTGTGAGAAGTCGACGGATGTGATGGCAATCTGCGAAGCTTCAAAATCGACACCAATAAAGTGCCCAGCTTGCGGATCGAGTTCGAGGATCGTTCGCGGCCGACCGGCGCCACGAACTGCTTTACGGCCTTCCTGTAAATATCCTTCGCTGACAAGTCGATCGACGTAGAGGCCAACCGTCGAAGGGGCCAGGTTCAATTGACGTGCAAGCTCAACGCGCGAGACCGATTCGGACTGACGGACCAAGCGAATCAACTCCGACTCGGCTTCCGCGATCGCGTTTTGCTTCGTCTTGACAGCCTTCATCAAATTTCCTTGCGGGCAACGAATTAACTGCCTAAGATATTATTTCGATTTCAAAATAAAGTCAATCGACTTCATGCGAGATTCCAGAAACGAGTTGCTACGCCCCCGGCAGCTTGTGACCTCATCCCCTTCTCCGAGAGAACTCCTTCATGTCATCTGCTCCTCGCCATGTGTCTCGTCGTACGTTTCTAGCCGTAGGAGCCGCATCGATATCGATGCCCTCGATCGTGCCGAACTTTGCCAACGCTGCCCCAGGCGAGCGAATCAATGTTGGCGTTATTGGACTTGGCTCGAGGGGGTTCAATTTAATTGATGACCTTTTAGCGGCATCCGATGCGCAGATCGTGGCCGTTTGCGATGTCGATAAGTTGCACTATCGAGATCAGCCTTGGGGTGAGGGGCGAAAGTTCGGACTGAAAGCAGCTCAAGAGTACATTGAGCAAAAATCGGGATCCCGAAGTGGCGTATCCGGGTATAGTGACTATCACGAAGTCTGCTCACGCGAAGATATTGATGCCGTTATCGTGGCGACCCCTGATCACTGGCATGCGATCTGTACGTTGGAAGCACTTCAGAACGGGAAAGATGTGTACTGCGAAAAGCCAGTGACGCATACGTTTCGTGAGGGTCAAACGGTTTATCAGGAAGTCGCCAATCAGAAAGCCATCTTCCAAACGGGAAGTCAGCAGCGAAGTGATTGGCGATTTCGCCGAGCGGTAGAACTCGTGCGTAATGGGCATCTAGGCAGAATTCAATCGATCGAAGTCGGCTTACCACCGGGCTACGAAGCACCTCAAGGAGACCCCAAGGTCACTCTTCCGCCAGAACATCTCGACTACGACTTTTGGTGTGGTCCTGCTCCGAAATTGCCCTACACGCGTGCTCGGCATCATCGGTGGTGGCGTGGGCATCGGGCATTTGGTGGCGGTGTGCTGATGGACTGGATCGGTCACCACAACGACATCGCACATTGGGCCCTCGACCTCGATCACTCAGGGCCAACTCGCGTCGAGGCGGTCGGCTGGACGTTCCCACAGACCAACATTTACAACACACCACATCATTATGAAATCAGATGCGAATACGCCAACGGTACAAAAAGTTCGATTGGTAATGGGCATCCTATCGGAACACGCTTCGTTGGTGACGAAGGTTGGGCGTTTGTCACGCGAGGAAAAATTACGGCCTCTAGAATGGAATGGACCGACCCGAATTACGATCCTGGCCAGGAAAAGGTTTATGAATCCGACAATCACATGCGAAACTTCTTAAATGGGGTACGCAGCCGCACGGCATGTATCTGCCCAGCTGAGACGGGACATCGTTCGATCACGCCTGGGCATCTGGCCTATGTATCACAGAAGCTAAACCGCCCACTGAATTGGAATCCAGAAGAGGAAGTAGTTATCGAAGATTCAGATGCTAATAAGCTTCTGCAAGCTCAAGACTATCGCGAGCCTTGGGGATAATCACGGGGCAGTCTGACAAAGGATTATCGAGAAGCTTTCAATTCTGATATCGCGCTCTTGAGTTTCTCTTGAGCCTTCGCATCTTTCGGCAACGCGTCGTCACGAAATGCTGGTAGAAGCTTGTCCCATACAACGTTCAATTCTGCCTGCATGTTGCCGGTGTTGGCGGTGATTGCAATGACCGCGTCTTGTTCAGGCAGCACGATGCAGAACTGGCCATCCTTACCGTCGCCGCGAAACGCCCCGTGTCGGCACTGCCAGAATTGAAAGCCATAGCCTTGGTCCCAGTCGCTATCGGGGTTACTCCCATTGGAAACCTGCTTGGAGGTTGCCAGATCGATCCATGATTCAGGCAGTAGCTGTTTGCCGTTCCATTTCCCTTTTTGAAGATATAGTTGGCCAAACTTAGCAATGTCTTCAGTGCGCAGATAGAGTCCGTATCCGCCAATTGAAATCCCTTGGGGGCACGTTTCCCAAGTCGGTTTGTCGATCCCTAGCGGCTCGAAGAGTCGAGGCGTGAGGTACTCCAACACGGTCTCGCCGGTGACCTTCTGTACGATGGCCGAGAGCATGTAAGTAGCCGGAGTATTGTATCGAAAGTGGGTCCCAGGCTTGTGGGGCACAGGGTGGGCAAGAAAGGCTTTCACCCAATTTGATTGCTCTCGCCAGTTGAGCTCATCCTGATGGCCCGCATTCATCGTCAGGAGATCTCGAACTCGCATCGCTTTGAGATTTGCGGACGGTTGTTCGGGAGCATCATCAGGAAAGAACTTGAGAACTGGATCGTCAATGCTTAGCTTTCCTTCTTCGACTGCGAGACCTACCGCAGTGGACGTAAAGCTTTTACTTAGCGACCACAGAATATGAGGCTGGTCGGCGGACTCTGGTTTCCACCATGCTTCCGCGACAACTTTGCCATGTCGAACGAGCATGAAGCTGTGCATCGAGTTCACTTCACGGTCTGCCGTTTCGATATATTCCAGAAGTGACTGGGAAGATACTCCTTGCGATTCAGGTGTCGCACGCGGAA
This window contains:
- a CDS encoding sulfite exporter TauE/SafE family protein translates to MILLLIPLVIFVAATVQGTIGFGYAIVSLSIFSYFLDFREANVIVALSVLAPLVSAVWAYWGELKTSLLLTCLAGALLGLPFGLYVFSVVDETWLIRGTGVLIFLLSAEGLWSMRSAGEVHQDGKTSWVWTVVAGIASGLLTGAVGMGGPPVAAYASRQAWSPRQIKVFLLAFTFLSATLRACGLAAAGWIHLAVLSYSLLAIPFALLGIFVGLKVSHNIDARLFRGLTMVALLLLSLGMIFRTSANEPTIEEETTSDMLPSVENVSSTRADQRRPGVVNYAAESTLPWRSAQR
- a CDS encoding MFS transporter, which encodes MDSPSPTSRPWYYEVTRYQWLVLAIASAGWVFDVYEGQIFNITRHQMLTDILPTGELDVKDNVQWYGDMFLAIFLAGGTVGGLLAGSLADRFGRRPIMIATILMYSIFSGLTFFATELWHIASLRFLVAVGVGGEWAVAAALVSEVFPPKARAQASGIFHATSVLGLWLAAIAGMAVGANWQYAYLVGILPALLIVWVRSSVREPERWQEKKDAATATNQSGQLGSFRQLLLTDPWRFRAIMGMTLAAVGLGTFWAVSVSGQDLMRELLLRNHVSADEATQNAKFAYGIVQATGGGLGLFAFGPLAARFGRKRTFITFQLAALAIVPITCYLPQTYWQLLALLPLFGFLTLGIHAGYAIYFPELFPTHLRATGTSFCFNGGRVVAVPVLLTAGWLKSDLGLQLAVCLLALLFLLGVVIMLFLPETKGQELPE
- a CDS encoding Gfo/Idh/MocA family protein encodes the protein MTPSPLRFGVIGFGAWGKCHAGAIHNTAGAEVAAIAAKSENTCAEGRQLYPDAAVYSDYRQLLDQADIDVVHVVVPSYLHFDIAKSVLESGKHLLLEKPMCLTISECQALNQLAQEKQLQLAVGHELRLSSLWSRVKQEIDSGAIGEPQYALVELSRKPYRLGADGWRYDIDRVGNWILEEPIHFFDLARWYLSSAGKPTSLYATANSRQAGHPELQDNFSAIVNFDGGKYAVVSQSLSMFEHHQTAKVAGTEGSLWASWSGAMDRTRHPSFFLKASNGETVREIPIEKITGEIFELEDQVAMLIDAIQNGKPLSATAEDGMWSVGMCLAAQKSVDTGQPIKMTDII
- a CDS encoding TauD/TfdA family dioxygenase encodes the protein MTDHRLTVSPTRVPEQQIYDGEVFPLVLGCESPSATLDDVVRWAEENRDQLEQQCQKHGAILFRGFPLHEPEDFDRFIAAFDLENFPYEVSLSNAVRTNFTPRVFSANEAPSSVTIFLHHEMAQTPIFPSKLFFCCWQPAEEGGATPLCRSDILFQQIEERFPQFAHDCETKGLKYSNTMPAANDASSGMGRSWQSTFRVETREEAQQRMTDYGYTWEWQEDGSLRATTPVLPAVREVSPGRKVFFNQLIAAFCGWKDSRNDASKSITFGDGQPLDRETVMEIADMAEQLTFDLPWQAGDIALVDNFLVMHGRRTFSGPRKILASLLVMGQHAHA
- a CDS encoding ROK family transcriptional regulator; the encoded protein is MKAVKTKQNAIAEAESELIRLVRQSESVSRVELARQLNLAPSTVGLYVDRLVSEGYLQEGRKAVRGAGRPRTILELDPQAGHFIGVDFEASQIAITSVDFSQKVHQQEVIRILASDSAKQVVDKIESGIRAIADSDRLLGIGIGVPGVIDHAQGIAVHYEHIPSWHNISLVGHFTQLFEVPVYIENNIRAMALAEQWFGSARGVSDFVCLGIRSGIGAGVVIDGRLHTGRDGLAGEIGNWPCRRATRQSQEILPLEQIASVRAILSELAEQTMAGADTMLTLKRNRIVLEDMLHAAEENDPLVLKALTQAATAVGQVIAQISLLLNPQLMIVAGPLAKLSETFLEPLRNVVNPLSSTKHAKAPQIVASQFGMYGGALGAAALAVHQWKPDR
- a CDS encoding Gfo/Idh/MocA family protein → MSSAPRHVSRRTFLAVGAASISMPSIVPNFANAAPGERINVGVIGLGSRGFNLIDDLLAASDAQIVAVCDVDKLHYRDQPWGEGRKFGLKAAQEYIEQKSGSRSGVSGYSDYHEVCSREDIDAVIVATPDHWHAICTLEALQNGKDVYCEKPVTHTFREGQTVYQEVANQKAIFQTGSQQRSDWRFRRAVELVRNGHLGRIQSIEVGLPPGYEAPQGDPKVTLPPEHLDYDFWCGPAPKLPYTRARHHRWWRGHRAFGGGVLMDWIGHHNDIAHWALDLDHSGPTRVEAVGWTFPQTNIYNTPHHYEIRCEYANGTKSSIGNGHPIGTRFVGDEGWAFVTRGKITASRMEWTDPNYDPGQEKVYESDNHMRNFLNGVRSRTACICPAETGHRSITPGHLAYVSQKLNRPLNWNPEEEVVIEDSDANKLLQAQDYREPWG
- a CDS encoding serine hydrolase domain-containing protein yields the protein MKSLAACLIVLLFVGPQLAIAQETRLPRATPESQGVSSQSLLEYIETADREVNSMHSFMLVRHGKVVAEAWWKPESADQPHILWSLSKSFTSTAVGLAVEEGKLSIDDPVLKFFPDDAPEQPSANLKAMRVRDLLTMNAGHQDELNWREQSNWVKAFLAHPVPHKPGTHFRYNTPATYMLSAIVQKVTGETVLEYLTPRLFEPLGIDKPTWETCPQGISIGGYGLYLRTEDIAKFGQLYLQKGKWNGKQLLPESWIDLATSKQVSNGSNPDSDWDQGYGFQFWQCRHGAFRGDGKDGQFCIVLPEQDAVIAITANTGNMQAELNVVWDKLLPAFRDDALPKDAKAQEKLKSAISELKASR